From Leptolyngbya sp. NIES-3755, one genomic window encodes:
- a CDS encoding hypothetical protein (conserved hypothetical protein;~similar to AA sequence:cyanobase_aa:AM1_A0223): METIAVHAQSLVYSLLCLMPSAYQKASLNALFGLFLEALGHPLPQSTQVKSASSLSRFLNHYSWSTRSVIRATRKAIFDQLRQHPSRRDLPLRVLIDLTTLEKCGKFLHLSTPTQNPDAPDPWVRMLNSKRGLHLVVLYLNLGNWRIPWSFRVWRGKGQASPAQLACKLLATVPTDLAAGAPVIVLADTEFGTIDFLKAVKHRRWRAVVGMRCTRKLQDGRNLKQLYRHNRRGAQIKLDGIDFPLTVSWFWLRLADGKRELRFVVSTYPYSGVYLVRLGRKRWAIEAFFKTIKHRFGLHRFGQSTKQGVYRWLILALIAYLLVHWIYQSSLLPQLDWKVASDLALSILFPSVLWFQFLRYLQEAVPIAAGYQFEIVLKSLPNPAYQEWCKI, encoded by the coding sequence ATGGAAACCATCGCTGTACACGCCCAATCGCTAGTTTATAGTCTTCTCTGCTTGATGCCTAGTGCCTACCAAAAAGCCAGTTTGAATGCGCTGTTCGGGCTATTTCTCGAAGCGCTGGGACATCCATTGCCTCAATCCACTCAGGTGAAATCAGCCAGTTCGCTCAGCCGATTTTTGAACCATTACTCGTGGTCTACGCGCAGCGTGATTCGCGCCACCCGCAAAGCGATCTTCGACCAACTGAGGCAGCATCCGTCGCGCAGAGACCTGCCGCTGCGGGTACTCATCGATCTGACAACCTTGGAGAAATGTGGCAAGTTCTTGCATCTGAGTACCCCGACCCAAAACCCGGATGCGCCTGACCCTTGGGTACGAATGCTGAATAGCAAGCGGGGACTACATTTGGTCGTGTTGTATCTCAACCTTGGCAATTGGCGCATCCCGTGGAGTTTTCGAGTCTGGCGAGGCAAGGGGCAGGCAAGTCCGGCTCAGTTAGCCTGTAAGTTACTGGCAACTGTGCCCACTGACTTGGCAGCGGGTGCGCCTGTGATTGTGCTCGCTGACACTGAGTTTGGCACGATTGACTTTCTCAAAGCAGTCAAGCATCGACGTTGGCGAGCGGTGGTCGGAATGCGCTGCACCCGCAAATTACAAGATGGGCGTAATCTCAAACAGCTTTATCGCCACAATCGGCGAGGAGCGCAGATCAAGCTTGATGGCATTGACTTCCCACTGACTGTCTCCTGGTTCTGGCTCAGACTCGCTGATGGCAAACGAGAACTGCGTTTTGTGGTTTCGACCTATCCTTACTCTGGAGTCTACCTCGTGCGCTTGGGGCGCAAGCGGTGGGCAATTGAAGCCTTCTTCAAAACCATCAAGCATCGCTTTGGTCTGCATCGCTTTGGTCAATCGACAAAGCAGGGGGTCTATCGTTGGTTAATTCTGGCTCTGATTGCCTATCTCCTCGTTCATTGGATTTACCAAAGTTCGTTGCTCCCTCAACTCGATTGGAAGGTTGCCAGTGATTTAGCTTTGTCAATTTTGTTTCCTTCTGTGCTGTGGTTCCAGTTTCTCCGATATCTCCAAGAAGCAGTTCCGATTGCTGCTGGCTATCAGTTTGAGATTGTTCTCAAGTCGCTACCCAATCCCGCTTATCAGGAATGGTGCAAGATCTGA
- a CDS encoding hypothetical protein (protein of unknown function DUF306 Meta and HslJ;~similar to AA sequence:cyanobase_aa:Cyan7425_0238) gives MLVGAITIAVFSSILTQSTIATIPRPDNIIYQPDLSAFEGITGKGFLGFTPIRSQLQNTDWQLNSITIGSTTQATTQPITLRFTADSIGGFAGCNEYSAAYGASRNRIKIGGIATTEKMCSPSQMQLEQSFLAKLETVQRYEIINHAQNVKLFFQQGNQTGVLTFRRERVTF, from the coding sequence ATGTTAGTCGGTGCAATTACGATCGCGGTTTTCTCTAGCATTCTGACTCAATCTACAATAGCCACCATTCCCCGTCCCGACAATATCATCTATCAGCCTGACTTATCTGCATTTGAAGGGATCACTGGTAAAGGATTCCTGGGTTTTACACCGATACGATCGCAGCTTCAAAACACAGATTGGCAACTAAACTCAATCACAATCGGATCAACAACTCAAGCCACAACACAGCCAATTACGCTGAGATTCACAGCAGATTCGATCGGTGGATTTGCTGGATGTAATGAGTATTCTGCTGCTTATGGGGCATCACGGAATCGAATCAAAATTGGGGGAATTGCGACGACAGAGAAGATGTGTTCACCCTCACAAATGCAGCTTGAACAGAGTTTTCTAGCAAAACTAGAAACTGTGCAACGATATGAAATCATCAATCATGCTCAGAACGTGAAGCTGTTCTTTCAACAAGGAAATCAGACAGGAGTACTTACATTCAGACGGGAGCGTGTCACCTTCTGA
- a CDS encoding hypothetical protein (similar to AA sequence:cyanobase_aa:Cyan7425_5027): protein MSPYLEACCLRASATVSYARAERDIAVYTGMRVSAKTQQRLVQRQPWEELEPEAPEPILEISIDGGNVKLTSGTQDEPDWRQYKAVRINGKGESRAWFQDNEALVATVSARPMAEVVVCLGDGHDGIWNLHQQIVALSEQRIEILDWYHLKENLFKLSSDEIDREQIEAQLWKGDVSAALAQLAACPSDEAERFCNYLLKHQHRIVNYDYYAAEELCSIGSGAVESLVKQIDQRLQIVGGRWKAEHIPKVLAQRCAYLNEQLNPTTSILSRR, encoded by the coding sequence ATGAGTCCTTACTTGGAAGCGTGCTGTTTGAGAGCGAGTGCAACGGTTTCCTATGCCCGCGCAGAACGAGACATCGCGGTGTATACAGGAATGCGCGTCAGCGCCAAAACGCAACAACGATTAGTCCAGCGACAACCGTGGGAAGAACTTGAACCCGAAGCGCCAGAGCCGATTCTGGAAATCAGTATTGATGGCGGCAATGTGAAGTTAACCAGTGGCACTCAAGACGAACCGGACTGGCGACAGTACAAAGCCGTTCGCATCAATGGCAAGGGAGAAAGTCGAGCTTGGTTTCAGGACAATGAGGCATTGGTCGCAACAGTGAGCGCGCGTCCGATGGCAGAGGTCGTTGTCTGTCTGGGCGATGGACACGACGGCATCTGGAACTTGCATCAGCAGATCGTCGCGTTGAGCGAGCAACGGATTGAGATTCTCGATTGGTATCATCTCAAGGAGAACTTGTTCAAGTTATCGAGCGACGAAATCGACCGAGAACAGATAGAAGCTCAGTTATGGAAAGGAGATGTGAGCGCTGCTCTAGCCCAATTAGCGGCGTGTCCCTCCGATGAGGCAGAGCGGTTTTGCAACTATCTGCTGAAGCATCAACATCGGATTGTGAACTACGACTACTACGCGGCTGAGGAGCTATGTTCGATTGGGTCAGGAGCCGTGGAATCGTTGGTCAAACAAATTGATCAACGGTTGCAGATTGTTGGAGGTCGGTGGAAAGCGGAGCATATTCCGAAAGTGCTGGCACAACGCTGTGCTTATCTCAATGAGCAACTGAATCCCACGACATCTATTCTCTCAAGAAGGTGA
- a CDS encoding unknown protein (similar to AA sequence:cyanobase_aa:asl7669), producing MTPEDQQALNAHVQAIAKILYNDADKSQITNLAEIEAMVRTQVQQHVTPGLGSFLSQQLPPQLKATRDG from the coding sequence ATGACTCCTGAAGACCAACAAGCGCTGAATGCCCATGTTCAAGCGATTGCAAAAATCTTGTACAACGATGCTGACAAAAGCCAGATAACGAATTTGGCAGAAATCGAAGCGATGGTGCGAACTCAAGTGCAACAGCACGTCACACCAGGATTAGGGAGTTTTTTATCACAGCAGTTACCGCCACAACTGAAGGCTACCCGCGACGGTTGA
- a CDS encoding hypothetical protein (similar to AA sequence:cyanobase_aa:LBDG_49690), which translates to MASKVFAPVFLAGLVAGTVLPATAQVLPKPITCEATIPLGQGTRLIYRLNGIVPNPTSDRPQNPIGTSINMTVQRRDRAGNLQILSNRVLVNNLEEIAPDADYSKFPFTGVFRGQSNNGFRLYSVSSSTHGLYASLRPTRGQPQQMQIVHYLSRGNFVRSTAGTCR; encoded by the coding sequence ATGGCATCTAAAGTTTTCGCGCCTGTATTTTTAGCTGGATTGGTAGCAGGTACAGTTTTGCCTGCAACGGCTCAAGTCTTACCCAAACCCATTACTTGCGAAGCCACGATTCCGCTCGGTCAAGGCACTCGCTTGATCTATCGACTCAATGGCATCGTGCCAAATCCCACGTCCGATCGCCCTCAAAATCCGATCGGAACTTCGATCAACATGACGGTGCAGCGTCGCGATCGCGCAGGAAACCTCCAAATTCTCTCGAATCGCGTCCTAGTCAATAATCTAGAGGAAATTGCTCCAGATGCAGACTATTCTAAGTTTCCCTTTACGGGTGTGTTTCGCGGTCAATCTAACAATGGGTTCCGGCTCTATTCTGTTAGCAGTTCTACACACGGACTCTACGCCAGCTTGCGTCCCACTCGTGGACAGCCCCAGCAAATGCAGATCGTTCACTATTTGAGCCGGGGGAATTTTGTACGATCGACCGCAGGCACTTGTCGTTGA
- a CDS encoding hypothetical protein (hypothetical protein NIDE3164;~similar to AA sequence:cyanobase_aa:LBDG_49580) produces the protein MIPAKGNIQLPGSKGEHLAQAKFGTTRRALAFYNKQMLTYLRSCTIPDKRDWVAT, from the coding sequence ATGATTCCAGCAAAAGGCAACATCCAATTACCAGGCTCCAAAGGTGAACACCTAGCCCAAGCAAAATTCGGTACAACTCGGCGTGCGTTAGCCTTCTACAACAAGCAGATGCTAACCTACCTCAGATCTTGCACCATTCCTGATAAGCGGGATTGGGTAGCGACTTGA